The following is a genomic window from Ictidomys tridecemlineatus isolate mIctTri1 chromosome 13, mIctTri1.hap1, whole genome shotgun sequence.
ATCCTGGTTGGAACTACCGGACACTAAGACCACATCACCCCACTAACCAGGTAGCCACCTTGGGTTTCCTTCCCTTGGTCCTCTGGAACCAGTGCTTATCCACCAGTTCCACAGTGAGGGGGTGTCAGGGTGACCCTAACAGCCCCCCGGGCACAGCGGGCATCTCCTGATGCTAGAAAGCCTGTAACAATGTCGCTTCCGTTTGAAGCCCTCATTGGCTGCTGGTTCAGGTGGCGGCTGGTTGGGGTCACATCTTTTGCTCTGGGCCAACCCCAGATGAAGAAAGTGAGTCCTCTAGGGCACAGGAAGCTGGAGCCGTCCCCTCAGCTAGGAGACAGGAGTTAGAGATACTTACTGGAAAGGCCCTAGCCCCATGGGGGCCAGGGTTAGTTAGACAATTATTGACACCTTCAAAACTTGGCAGAGAGCTTCTCACTTCATGTCGCTTTTTCTTAAAATCTATCACCCATCAAAATCATGAAGAGCTGGGTGTGGCtggtacctgtaatcccagtggtttaggaggctgatgcaggaggactgaaacttggaggccaacctcagcaacttagcaaagtcctaaacaacttagaccctgtctaaaaatgaatgaataataaataaataaaagggctggggatgtggctccgtggtcatgcacccctgggttcagtcccagtacccaccaaacaaaaaagaaaaatcatggaaTCTCTTGAAGTCAAACCCAAATCAAAtccaatctctctttctctctctctctctctctctctctctatatatatatatatatccagagaACAGTGACATTTTCTACTTGGAAAGTTAAAAATCCCTAAATAATGATGGTTATTCCATGAGAAAAGCACCATCAGCCCGTCGCAAGCACATGTAGTGCCACAAGATCAGGTGGAGCCGAGCAGAGGGGCCAAGTGGGGCTTGGGCCACGCAGACCCTCATACTTGCAAGCTTCTACCTAAGTCCCGCTTCCTGGTTCCTTTTGAGATCCAGTGAGTGTTCTTGGCAAAGGAACCCCCAGAAGCAGAGGGTCCACCCCTACCCCTCCCTGGCTCTGTCAGGGCCCTGTCCACTCGCTGGCTGGGAGCTGCTCAGCAGCAGCATTCTGGGGTGGGTCGCCTTGTCCCGCAGTCACACCTCGTTCGGTGGTGAGACTGACCTGCCAAGGAAGGAGTGGATCTTCCAAACCAGCAAGGGGAGCAAACTTCCTTAAGACACGGGGCACACCACTGGAGGAGGGCAGCAGGAAGGGCAGTTTAAACCAGGTTTTTGGACAAACCATGGGGCAGTCCCATTGCCCCTCACATACAGAGGTTCAACtgggatcacaaattcaagtgtCCACAGTGGGCAGGTGGGCGATGTGAACGTCAGCGGGGGCATGATGGGTGGGTGGGGTCTGTGGCAAAGCGAGCACCCGCCCTGTGGGTGCTGAAGATGTATTTAAGTCACGGAGTCTCCTAGAAAAGAAGACCCCAATGGCAGGTCTTGTTTGCAAAAGGTGAGTTTTTATATGACTTCTCTTGATGTCAAAATGTCTCTTGCTATTCTAATTTTTAAGACACTGTCCAGGCCACCAGCATATCTAGGAGCAGATCCCAGCAGGAGGCTGCCAGTTTCTGACTCCTGAGTGAAATCAGTTTCACGTTAtccaccttcccctcccctctgtccccaggcGTTAGTGCCGTTCCTTCTGCAATCTGGcttgctttttggttttgtttttaatgagttCAACCCCAGCCCGTCCACTCACACTGTCTGTATGGAGGCATCTTGGGACCCTGCCAGGTGGAGGCAAGCCCAACTGGAAGCTGTGTTTCCTTCTCATCTCTGTAGATGTCTGCGGTGCCTTCAGGCAGCAATTAAGTTGACGCTCGTCTTGCAGGGAGAGAGGAGCAGGGCAGAGACAGCCAGGCAGAGAGCCGTGCCTGTCCACCCTGGCTGCGCTGTCAGCACCTGGGGCCCAGGAACCGGCTGCTGCTGGCTCTGAAAGTCCTGAGGTCTTAAACACCATCCAGAAGGACTTCCTGGGAGCCTCTGAGGGTGAAATGAAACCTAGACCATTTGCACTGAATTGCAGTGACTGACTTTTTAAGTTGCTGTTAGTGATAGAAACAGGGTTGTGTGAAGTCACAGATGAAGTTCATGCAAACGGCCGAAGCTGTCAAGGGTCCATCCCAGCTCAGTGCCACCCTCCTTCCTTACTGGGAGCCTTAGTTTTGTAGATGCGTGCCTTCCTCCCATAGGACTGCTCAGGAAAAATCCTCATTGGGTGAGGCTAATCATAGTGGTCTGGTCCCAttttagtgataggtttagggaaAACATGTAACTGATTTGGTCACTATGGTGTGAAGCCTAAAAAGAGAtgtccctttcttcctctgaatGTTGTCATGTCTGGATGTAATACCTGGGACTCCAGCAGCCATCGTGTGACCGTGCCGTGAGGAAAGTCCACTTAAAGACAAATCTGAACTGCTGCTGGCAGagtgggaaaagaagagaaagacccGCATGCCCCTGGAGATATATTCAAGTCACAGAATTAAATTGAACAAACCCGAGCACCCCGTCCCCTCTGGAGTTCTTTGTTATGAGCTACTCCATCGATCTTGTGTGCCAATTTGAATTGAGAGCTTGCAGTTACCAACAGCCACGGGAATCCTAACCGCTCTGGCGTTCATTCCTGAAGGCCTGCGGAATGAAGAGTCATGTGGACACAGTCACCCGTCATCTGGCAATTAGTGTAGAGTCGGAGCTCAAGGAAAAGAAGAGCCGTGTGTGGGTCCCCTCGGCTGAAGTCCATCTTGCCCTCGGGGGGCCGTTTgtctccagccccccccccccgctcctgGGGGCCCTGTGAGTGAGGAGTGCAAACTGCCCCCCAGACACGCGCATCAGCCACGCGGGGTCCCTACACACGCAGAGGcgggagagcaggaggaggctTGGCCCCTGTAAACGGGTACTGGGAAGCATCATGTCTCGGGTTTAGTTTATAAATGAAGGTGGCGTCCAGCCTTAGGAGACCTGGTTGCCATCACTGTCTCTCTTTTCCAGAGATAAAGGCAAGGCAAGGCCGTGGAGAAAGTGTCACAGTGTCTGTGCCGTGAGCTCCTGGTCCTCGGGATTCAGGAGGCCTGGGACCCGGCAGCTTCTGGGTAAGCCTGGAGCCATACTGTCCTGGAGCCTCCTGGTCACTGTGGCTTGAGACCCACCGTGTCCAGCCTGGTTCTTTCCCAGGATTTAATCTCGGAATAGTGGACATGGCAAACATTGCTAGCTGCCTACCCAACGCCTTCCTCTTCTTTTGCTTATTAAGAGAAGGAAgttttggtgtttggggattttttttattgggggatggggggtggggaggtggatAGAATGATAGAGTAGCCCTGTCCCCAGCTGAAATATGACATTTCTCAGCTTCCTTTGCTGCGAGAAGAGGCCATGTCACACATTATGACAAAAACACAAAGGTTGAAGATTTCTGAGAAAGCTTTCTTTTCATGATATGGGCccctctcttttctgttttctgttatttttcctgAAGGAAGCCAGGGTGTGTTGATTGGAGCTTCAGCAGCCATTTTGTGAAGGCAATCTTAAAAACATCACAGAGACCTTGGCTCTGAATCTTTGGATCACTGCTTTGGCCTGTCTTGCCAGCTCTCTTTATCATACGATAATGATCTGCCTCTGTCCACCTGGCTATGTTGTATAATTTATGGGGGACACACAGAGAAGGTgggaagacaaagaaaatggAGAGAGGATTCTAGTTTTTATCTGGGTCTCATTTGAGACGGTTAATTGGAAGACACAAAATCCGAGACGTGGAGCTAGGAGACTTTTTGGTGCCCATGCAAACATCTCTCTCTTGCTGGGGGAGGGGCCAGGGTTCCTGGTGGTGGGTCTCCCTCACAGAGTTCTTCAGGTGTTCTGATCACACCCGCCCGTGGCTGAGGAAGTGAATACTGCAGTCCTCATATTCTGCCTAGATGACTCCCCATGTATCCAAGCTTGGTTAAAATGCTCTGTGATGATCAAACACCCCCAGTAGGAATGGAAAGGTGGGCATTCTGAGGCTGGAAATTGTACTGTGCTGTTTGAAATGCCCATTAGTGTGTGAGTGAACCTCTGATCATCAACAAAGATTGCTCAATCACCCACAGCAATCCACCccgcagcacttaaaaaaaagagagactgtTTTTAAGAGACCAAATTTGAAGTCTATGattgctttcttccttttggaTTCTTCCTCTTGATTATCCTGCTTTGCTGCAGGATTTCTAAACGTTGTCACCTCTTAGATGCGGTCCCTCTCCTTGCTGTGCACACACGGGCCGACCTGCTGTGGAGACCAGTCCCTGGGCTCCTGCTCTCCCAGAATCCCAGGCTGGTGCCGACTGTTCTCTAAGGCAGGAATAGGCAGAAATCAAAGGGGAAATTCTTTTTGGTCCAGCGGAGGAGGGGACAGCTGTTACCTGTGTTCACCACCTCTTTTGTGACCATCTCTCAGCTTTGATAGGGTCCCACATTCCCAAGCTAGAATCCtgaaaactacatttcccagttGCCCTTGCAGCTAGCCATGGGCATGTGATCTAGATCCCACCAATCAGACCACACTCCTTCTGGACTGATTTGGGAGTGACCCCCAGGGAGAGGTTTTCAGGGCTGGGGCACTtggtggcagaggcaggaggaggaactgTGCACCCGGGGAAGCTCTGCAGAGTGCTTCCGGCATCACCATCCCATCAACTGACCAAAGCGTAGGCTCAAGGCCTGAACCCAGATTTCTGGCCTTTCCCATCTAACATCCATTCACAAATTCCTCCTTATTTACTTCAGCTGCCCCAGATGGGTGCCAGGAACCACCAGACCTCACAGATAAGTGATGTCACTCCACTTACAACAAGTTCAAGACAGTTCTCCTCGTCGGGAAGAGCCTCTCTCAAATGAAGGGATTCTGGTGCTGACCTGGGCTGGGCACGTGGGAGTCCTCAAGGGTCAGGAGCTGATGTCACAGAGAAAACGTCCCACGGACGTCTGCTCCCTGGAGATGATGCAAGCAGTGACAGTCTAGATGGGGTTTTCCTAGCAATGCTGCCACCTGTCTGGGAGCCTGGTCCTCCCTACCTGCAAGGCCACGGGTACAGAAAGCTTAGCCTGGTTCTGGAAGATGTTTTCATCTTTGGGTGTGTGCTGCCAGAGAGTGGACCCTCCCCAGGGCCTACCCTCCATCAGCAGCTGCGTGGGCTTCAGTTGACAAAACCCAGGATCAAGTTCTTGGGAAGAGAGGCCCAGGAGGCCTCCGAGGTAGAGAACAGGGGCTGGAAGAGGAGATTCGTCTTCCCAGTTCCCTAGGCCTCACTTGGTAGAAGCTTTGAATGGACATAGTGTTAGAAGGAATGACAAAGGACATGTCACCTTTTTGTGGATCTTCGACAATCAAAACCAGAACAAGATAAATCTCTCTAAGGTTTCAGATGTGATTTTCCTAAATGAAGAAAGTAAACCTTTGTCAGGAAGCTTCTCAGCCTGTTGACGTGCAAACACCCTGATAAAATGCAGCCCGGGAGCATCCGTGGCCTGCGGCAAAGGGAAGGCAAACTCTCCAGTTCATCTTAGCCTTTTGCCGACCAAATCTGGCGTGGGGGATGACCTCTCTAAGATTGGCAAGGaagttttgaggaaaaaaaagacaacaaacccccaaacaaaaataaaaccagtgaTACTTGGTAAACATGATGAACGGGAGATTTAAAATGCCGTGCTGGGGAAAATCTGTGACTATGAACATTTGGATCCCAGCTCCacctgctgtgtgacctggggaaAGTCACCTGCCCTCTCTAGACCTCTGTTGGCTCATTTAGATGAGAATGCTCACTCTCAGCTTATAGGAGTAGGATGGGGAATGTGTCGATGACATCAGCAACTTACCTGATAGGTAGTGATAAGGACTGACTATAAGGGGCTTCCTAAGTGACAAGGAGGGCCAGCCAGCCTCCATCTCCAACCTAGCCCAGCAGCTGGCAATGACAGAGAGACTGGTGAGATCCTGGAAAGGCCATTCTTCACTCCAAGGCCTCGGTAAGTGGCCTTCAGCTGCAGAGCTGACCATTCGGCCTGACTTAGTCAGCAAACCCCGAAGCACGCCATGGAGCTAGCTGTCCCGTTCATCACTGCCCCCTCTCCTCCCACTTGGACTTGAAATAAGAGAGCAACCTGCCCCTCAGACAAGGTGTTTAAGCTTTTATTGTGAACGATGACAGATCGGGGGGCCTGGACCTAATCAACCAAGAGCCAAGATGGCAAAAGCTTCATTGGAAGACTCATTGGGGACAATCGTTTACAGCAAACAAGTTCAGACCAGAAGATGCTGCTTAGAAATCACGGACTCAGCCAAGGTTGAGAGATACGAGGATGGTTCGATGTTCTGCACAAAGGAGATCCTGCCCATCCAGCAGAGGTGACACTTGCGGAAGGCAGTCTCTCAGGGATTTTGTTGGGCTCCTCTGAGGCCGTCGTCATTGTCCCTCAGCTGGGCgtcccttccttcctctggaGAGGCTGGAGCAGAGAGTCTGCCAACTGGAAAAACAGCAGAGAGAGTGAAGCAGACATATTATTAATCCTGAAGACAAACCCACTTGCAAGAAACCCTTGGCCTCACTGGGGAGCTCATTAGAAAACAAGATGAATTTTTGGGTCTGCCCGGCCTTCCTGGCTCGGAAATTCTGGGGAGAGGCATCCACCTGCCCGTGTGAGCCCTGGGGATGATTCTGACCACGCAGTGTTTGAGCACCACAGTACCCCCAAGAGAGAAACTGCCTCCGCTTTTTGAATTGCTGTATCTGGGGAGGGGTCTTCTGTTGCATCTGCCTACCTTGTGCCTGCTGTGATTTCTCAGGCAGTTGTAACCAGTGTTGGAAGTGAAAAGTGTAATCCCCAGGACTTGACTTCTAGGGTAGCAGCTGGTGGGGTGGGCTGTGGGGACATGCACTTTCGTTCTTTCTTGGCCGATTTTGGCAGAGCCTGGTGACACCAATCaaagccagtttccaaactgcACCATCGCACGCTCCCAGACCTAGACTGCAACTGGTAGTCGTGGGGCACCCTGGGAAGGGGGGCTCAGTCGGGGGGTCTCTGCCAGCACTCTAAATGCAGTGTGGTTTgcttgctgctgcttctgctcaATTTAACTAAGACTGAAGAAAGAGGAGTGAGAATTTAAAAACACTTCTCTGGTCTCATAGCAGTGTTTACCCAATGAGATGAGAAACTAGAGCTCCTTCCCCTTCCCAAGGTTCCCGGGCAATTCAGGTTCCCCAGCTTCCAGACGGGCCATTTGTTCCTAATAAAGACACTACTGCTATTCGAGGCAAACGGTTACCTGCCCTGTGGCTCCACTGGAAAGCGGGTACTAATGAGCCCGgggctgggttcaattcccacacAGGCCAATTAGCTTTTCCTTCCTCCCAAGGGCTGCCAGGCTGCTGGAGATGAGACCATCCATCTTGCCATGCGAGCTGCTGTCCATGGGAGGAGTCAGAGACATTGGGGAAGAGACACAGATGTCCCCCATTGGCTCAAATATTGAACTGGGAGGACTGGCTCAAGGCGGGGAAAGGGAAAAGAGCCCTGTGGCTTGGCACCTTCAGGGTACCCCCGGACAGAGGCGGCTGGGTAAGGAGGAGCTGTGTTGGAGATGGGGGCtgccttctttcttcctccatagAAACTGCCAGGACTGACAGTTATTCCTGATTGTATGCTGCCTGTTCTGTGTGCCGAGCTTCCTTTGGAGCATTACAAAGATTAAGAAAGAAAAGCTTCATCCTGTTCATACTGACTGGATGGGACAGTGAGAGGGGTCCCTTATAAGTGAGGACAAACTTGCACCTCTACTTCCTTTCCAGAAGGGCTTCTGGAGTCCCTCCCTCTACCCCTTCTTCATGtccactaaaaagaaaaacccaaggCTACCGAAAACAGTGGCTTGGGACGCAATCACAGAGACCCCCCAAGGCTAACTAATACTGGCACCGGAAGTCAGCACCATCTACAGCCACACCCTGGAGCCAACCCCCACGCTGTCTGGCTTTATTAGAAACCATGGGGTAAAATTTCCACTGATTTCAGGATAGGATGAGAAGATTCGTGGGGAAAGTGCAGGCGAAAGGTTAAAGTTATCCTTGGAAATGGTGCCCATGTGCCCTAATCCAGAGTCAGTGCAGATTTCCACACATCTTCCTGAATTAAGTAAATGTCTTTGCCATCAAAACATAGGAAATGCTCTGGATGTCTACCTCCTGCTCCGGGAGAGTTGGCAGCAGTACTTGGTGCTTTATTACTACGGTGAGAGAAGAGAGCATATGTgggtagtttttaattttaagcaaAGTCCTTCAGCTTCTGAAGCTCCTGCTGCTAATTCTGGCTAAGTTATTAAGCTTCTCTCCAGCACCACGAGATATATGGATTTCTAATAGAATTATTCTCTTGGCACCCCTTCTTTTTGAATAAGATAATTGTAagatgttttcagttttcataaCAACACACTTTCATTGAGGCAGAATCTCCAAAGCAAAGGGGAGTGATAAACGGTCTTggtctctgttttgtttttcacatttatGGAAAATATACCCAAAGCTTGGCACACAGGCTCTTGCCCTGGTTTCACCAGGGAAAGGCTATGCGACTGGTCTGCAGTCGCTATTTTTCAACCTGAGGTGGAATCAAATGGGATGGGTTTTCTAAAcctgtaaaaataaaagcaacgcATAAAAACAGAGAGCAAGGCCAGATTAggaaaaaattaccttttttagCTCACAATGGGagaagtgtctctctctctctctctctctctctctctctctctctctctttggtaccagggattgaaccgcttaaccactgagccacatccccaacccccacccctttttattatttattttgagtcagacgGATCTCAAcgagttggttagggcctcactaagtttctgaggctggctttgaactcatgatcctcctgcctcagcctctggagctgctgggattataggtatgtgctaccTACCAGGCTAGAAGTCCCTTTTTAAGCAGTCACTCCCCACCATTTCCCACTCCATGAATCCTATAATACTACCACTCAGAGACCTTTTTGGAGATTTTCTTTCACAATTGTCTTGGAAGCTTCCGAAATTTTTCTGAATATAGGAAAGTTTCGATCCTTGAAGGATTTGAATGTTTTCAAAAGATTTCAAAGATGTGAGCCAAGTTTGGAAAATAAGCAACTTGAACTAGAACTGTTGTTTGGTTCAACAAATGAGGCACTATAGATTGATAACATGGTGGGTGTGTTGGGAAGTAGTATTTTTCCAATGCACTGTGAAAGTCAGTCCATTTCAATGTTTGTAGAAATCGATTCTGAgggttttgtggggtttttttattattattcaaacaaATGAGAAGGCAAAGCACTTGACCAAGAAGTGGGGCATGGCTAGGTAGGGCCCGGAAGCCAATCACAAGTTCCCAGAGCACTCAGCATGTGATCCTTCAGCAAAGAGGAGGGCTGGTCACCTAACACCTATCACACAGATCTGTCAAGAGACTCACTCAGGGCTCTGTACAAAGTTGGCACTTGGCTCTGACTTGGTTGATTTAATCCAGATTTTCTTTCTGAACAAAAGCTACTATAAAGACTTTCTCTCCAGGTGCTTCGTGCAACAGATGAGCTGTTAGTTTGCATTTAGCATGAAAAATCCCCAGTAGAGGGAAGAGCAGTGGAACAGAAAGTCTCCCTCCAGAGAGGCTGACTAAGGCTTGGCAAAGCCAGCCAGAGCCTCTGCAAGGGGGCCATCAATCAAAGAGCTAACCACCATGAACGAGAGAAGCTGGGAGGTCTCCAGGCTCCATAAGTGAAAAGCAATATTATTTATTGCCAGAAACAGAGAGGAGCAAGGCCTTCCGCTGCATCCTGCATCCTGTGTATCTAAGATCAATAAGGACCGTTACCCGGAACATGGCCTGCACGACACACACTGTCTGGGGCTGACCAAGCACAGGCTCTTGTCCCAGGTTCACCAGTGCAAAGCTGTGTGATTAGGTCTGTTTGCACATCTCCAAAACAGAAAGCCTGGggctatatagctcagtggcaaaacacgtacttagcatgtgtgaggccctgggttcaattcctattacaccccacccccaccaataTGAGAGAGTAAAAGAATCTTTCTCCTAACACTGCTGTGAGCATTAAGTTGAAAAACTGGAGGTAAACTGTTTAGCCCAGTATTTGAACTATGAAGAACATTCAATAAACTAGCCATTGCTGTAATTGCAAATAGTTTTAccttttcttgtatattttgtgGAAATTTCATAAAAGTGATCATCATCTCATTTTCGGTTGTCTTGCTTTTGTCCCATAAAAtttattctctgttttatttactgTCTTTGCATCTAAACATTGACCGTTTGGAATCACTGTTTCCCCTATCCTCTATAACAGCCTACGCAGGACAAATCAGTTGACTTCAGATATGTTCACCAAGTTTTGAAATATGAGGATAAAACCTGAACTTGGTGATCTGGGAACCAATTGAAGAAATACTACTTTGCATATAAACAGGAATGCAATCAAAAATGCCCCCTTCTGAAAAACATCTAGGAAGAGGCTCTTTCTTCCATGGTACTtatcaaaaataaacacatcTGCAGACCCACAGGGATTTACTGGAATAGAGTCCATGGCCTCACTATCAAAATATTTTGGTAGGGCCATCAATGAGTAACTTCAAATAAACACAATTGCTGATAGAACTCCTAAAGGGAAGTTTTGAAACAACAACATTTTGATGGGACCATAGGAAAAATCATCTATTCTGGCAAAAATAAAAGACAGCATGGAAATTGCCCGCTGTTTTGGTAAGCATATGTTGGTGTTGGCCTCGCAGAGTGGCTATTAAGACTTACATCATAAGCACTTTTGTGTTTCCCCTCTTTCTAACTCTTCTCAAATACCTTTCACCCCACTTCTCAAGTATGTTGGCCTCACCTACATCTTTCAAGTTGCTGCGTTCCTCTGAATCCCAAGAGGGTTGGCGATTGCCCAGGGGCTGGAGTTGAGGTGGCTGATGGCTTCTGTCCCCCTTATCCTGTATGAGGTCCAGCAAATTCCTTGCAGCCTCTTCCCACAGAGTGTGTCTCCTCAGCTGCTGCTTCAGGCCGTCTCCCTGGGACACGTAGGGGAATTCTCCCGTGCTCTTTTTCCCCATTAAGTGCCCTGCACAAACAAAACCAGACCAGAATGCCACACATTTAACCAGcgggaatgaatgaataagaaagattaaaaaaaaaaaaaaagttatgtttgTG
Proteins encoded in this region:
- the Grp gene encoding gastrin-releasing peptide isoform X1, which produces MGGPELPFVLLALVLCQAPLGPAAPVPVGEGTVLAKMYPRGNHWAVGHLMGKKSTGEFPYVSQGDGLKQQLRRHTLWEEAARNLLDLIQDKGDRSHQPPQLQPLGNRQPSWDSEERSNLKDVVGRLSAPASPEEGRDAQLRDNDDGLRGAQQNP
- the Grp gene encoding gastrin-releasing peptide isoform X2, with amino-acid sequence MGGPELPFVLLALVLCQAPLGPAAPVPVGEGTVLAKMYPRGNHWAVGHLMGKKSTGEFPYVSQGDGLKQQLRRHTLWEEAARNLLDLIQDKGDRSHQPPQLQPLGNRQPSWDSEERSNLKDLADSLLQPLQRKEGTPS